Proteins from one Bombus pascuorum chromosome 15, iyBomPasc1.1, whole genome shotgun sequence genomic window:
- the LOC132914640 gene encoding cytospin-A-like isoform X1, translated as MSGGSGGRAPFKRATATSIPITNKSTKARSKPEPKPPSGTGKKRDVVASFFSPKRPTSRKVERPGRHEAKLEERHHKSLFRRGQQQPPTQSQQQQQQQIPLRQAPSASSLEAKNENPSVGTWGSLGKEGAKGNAKGSFNPKGPGKGSRMQELEREIEVLRKDHARLESNLREASCDAQHLHELRAELTSLKEQHSLELDRLTEENEALRARLRDVAHSPLSDSEKQQLLLDASRLHNSAPASIAIPQDEGSTPITISQDSAQCTTPDWDKHSSSSVSEVSVACLQDRILQMEETHYSTNEELQATIQELSDLQAQLTELQADNERLTEEKDVLLESLCRQTEKLEDSRSKVDTLQGLLLREEQPQESSKGYNTEREQKLVDLLKSAQEERESLLQKQEELTSEVKSLRAAAEVSAAETERLTKCVHLLESSVETASIERKQLDMELAEARQEGANRNIEISRLATLLENARAKIEELEQSRQVENKSEADELLDAARREKDTLETQAAALQEQLARSHCDHDRLRDQYSQLQEEYKVARNNAKSAIDDLEYRLNQLKDERLSVSAELQLVRDSLAELQAQCQRHLEDKRELKAALNEAQRTEREAQTRQYELERALSEERKLRQEQATEWEQFQTDLLMTVRVANDFKTEAQSELERVMMENKAQRDKLRALEAQLDKLNKGSTAVPQCRSFGSTAGNSRKPANNILKRGRTIIKRRHECRKGALKSNLFKKTSELDPNEKEDLQIDDLKELNSVIHQEDIEFDDSSEILYSKDPIKLNDKLISGKEIEICPSFELKDNLLELVDDFEKQPLIELDSNNEALNIETSNFKRTKSKKTSEDYQKPHVSSISISEENEIAKSSLLKNIKGIQNAGTDSYGIQISNSRFFVPKNYVYSGLENAMDDLKFEVDPEMRKVLQESTQTSNDSINTDNSEVTSTQESQHTNEPKMKDTFLSDTKDKENSLLSQFGTSKFNESEEESKSDFSSNKKPRLFLKKSESRSGSEIVDSLLDSTRKQDIFNSTLENRTFSTSLDNLNLRTYSADHLDNSNIRKIRQKEDLIPHNDYINKSAIRYRDTNDLISVRPKSFSFEPYLPQKSEDLVLANIKKRKDKEREEYSTYSILSSLENLPRSALDPPLAPFSSRLTPKEHPISFSKETTRELDSTSTQKTTSGALGFNNELREIGKNLTLCEANRLKRMKFLNMNLSQSEPSIESQTNSLVITDEKKIQNESLSSTSELKIGQNSSDSMFEDKSLIGRTSSLREKFETIVEDVELRPGRQIGTIRDPNQKVIQQPQQRPASTPTETQHCVLTSVQQEIAARRKANISRQDSRLSVKCLIESIENATKQAKAGPGSRSSSTSSLNSIGTNDIMTLKAPLRDQQQINNLICTTNSTNNNKTQTAITRKPLSETKSTVPVVLSPGELLDSAALNAKAIDFVRRNSVTDLSERKDPLCGLIKNGGSKRNALLKWCQNKTMGYRNIDITNFSSSWNDGLALCAILHSYLPHKVPYDTLTPVEKRRNFSIAFSAAESVGISTTLNIGEMCQLERPDWQQVMTYVTSIYKHFET; from the exons ATCGCTGTTTCGCAGAGGCCAACAACAACCGCCGACGCAGtcgcagcagcaacaacagcaacagaTTCCGCTGCGTCAAGCGCCAAGTGCCTCCTCGCTTGAGGCGAAGAACGAAAACCCATCGGTAGGCACCTGGGGCTCCCTCGGTAAGGAAGGAGCCAAAGGGAACGCTAAGGGTAGCTTCAATCCAAAGGGACCCGGCAAGGGGTCCAGGATGCAGGAGCTGGAGCGTGAGATCGAGGTGTTGCGCAAGGACCACGCACGACTCGAGTCGAATCTACGTGAGGCATCTTGCGATGCTCAGCATCTTCACGAACTACGCGCTGAACTCACCTCTCTCAAG GAACAGCATAGTTTGGAGCTAGACCGCCTTACAGAAGAGAACGAAGCTCTTCGTGCAAGACTCAGAGACGTTGCACATTCTCCCTTGTCAGATTCAGAGAAGCAACAGTTACTTCTGGATGCCTCAAGATTACACAATTCTGCACCAGCATCAATAGCAATCCCTCAAGATGAAGGATCCACACCTATCACCATATCCCAAGATAGTGCTCAGTGTACCACCCCAGATTGGGACAAGCATTCTTCTAGTTCTGTATCAGAGGTTTCTGTCGCATGTTTGCAAGATAGAATTCTGCAAATGGAAGAAACTCATTATTCAACAAATGAAGAGTTACAGGCAACAATACAAGAATTAAGCGATCTACAA GCACAGCTTACAGAACTACAAGCTGACAATGAAAGATTAACAGAAGAGAAAGATGTGCTGTTGGAATCACTCTGTAGACAAACAGAGAAACTCGAAGACTCCCGTTCCAAGGTTGACACGTTACAAGGTCTATTGTTAAGGGAGGAGCAACCACAGGAATCTTCCAAAGGGTATAATACAGAACGTGAACAGAAATTAGTAGACCTTCTAAAA AGTGCACAAGAAGAACGAGAATCATTGCTGCAGAAACAAGAGGAACTAACATCTGAAGTGAAGAGCCTTCGAGCAGCTGCAGAGGTCAGTGCTGCGGAAACAGAGCGATTAACAAAATGTGTACACCTTTTGGAATCCTCGGTGGAGACGGCGAGTATCGAACGGAAGCAACTGGACATGGAACTAGCAGAAGCTAGGCAAGAGGGTGCAAATCGGAATATAGAAATCAGTAGGTTAGCCACGCTCTTGGAAAATGCTCGAGCGAAAATCGAAGAATTAGAACAATCGAGGCAAGTGGAAAACAAAAGCGAGGCAGATGAACTTTTGGATGCTGctagaagagagaaagacacTTTGGAAACGCAAGCGGCTGCCCTGCAAGAGCAGTTGGCGCGTTCGCATTGCGATCATGACCGTCTTAGGGATCAATACTCACAGCTTCAAGAAGAATACAAA gtaGCGCGCAATAATGCCAAGTCAGCAATAGATGACCTGGAATACAGGTTGAACCAGTTGAAGGACGAAAGGTTATCCGTGAGTGCAGAACTACAACTCGTGAGAGATTCTCTTGCGGAGTTGCAGGCACAATGTCAAAGGCACCTGGAAGATAAAAGAGAGTTAAAAGCCGCATTGAACGAAGCTCAAAGAACGGAACGCGAAGCTCAAACGCGTCAGTACGAATTAGAGCGAGCGTTGTCTGAAGAACGTAAGTTGAGGCAAGAACAGGCTACCGAGTGGGAACAGTTTCAAACGGACCTCCTGATGACCGTTCGCGTGGCGAACGATTTTAAAACGGAGGCTCAGAGTGAGCTGGAGCGAGTTATGATGGAGAATAAAGCACAGAGGGATAAACTGAGAGCATTAGAAGCTCAGCTCGATAAACTGAATAAAG GCAGCACTGCAGTTCCTCAATGTAGGAGTTTCGGTAGCACTGCTGGAAATTCTCGCAAGCCGGCTAACAATATCTTAAAACGCGGTCGTACCATTATAAAGAGGCGGCATGAGTGCAGAAAGGGCGCTTTAAAATccaatctttttaaaaaaacatcTGAGTTGGATCCAAATGAAAAAGAGGATTTGCAAATTGATGACTTGAAAGAGTTAAATTCAGTAATTCATCAGGAAGATATTGAATTCGACGATAGTagcgaaattttatattccaaaGATCCTATTAAActaaatgacaaattaatttctggaaaagaaattgaaatttgtccTTCCTttgaattaaaagataatttactGGAGCTCGTTGATGATTTTGAAAAACAACCTTTGATAGAATTAGATTCCAATAACGAGGCATTAAATATCGAGACTTCTAActttaaaagaacaaaatcaAAGAAGACCTCTGAAGATTATCAAAAACCTCATGTATCAAGTATATCAATTTCagaggaaaatgaaattgcaaaatcATCCTTATTGAAGAACATAAAGGGCATTCAAAATGCTGGGACAGATTCGTACGGTATTCAAATTTCTAATAGTCGATTTTTCGTTCCTAAAAATTACGTGTATTCCGGATTGGAAAATGCAATggatgatttaaaatttgaggTAGATCCGGAAATGAGGAAGGTGTTACAAGAAAGCACTCAAACAAGCAATGACTCGATAAATACAGATAATTCTGAAGTAACAAGCACCCAAGAATCTCAACACACAAACGAGCCTAAAATGAAAGATACATTTTTGTCTGATACAAAggataaagaaaattctttactTTCGCAGTTTGGAACTTCGAAATTTAACGAATCGGAGGAAGAGTCTAAGAGCGATTTCTCTTCAAACAAAAAACCCAGGTTATTTCTGAAGAAAAGCGAATCCAGATCTGGCAGTGAAATTGTGGACTCTCTTTTAGACAGTACTCGCAAGCAAGATATCTTCAATTCTACCTTAGAAAATCGAACCTTTTCTACATCCCTAGACAATCTAAATTTACGAACTTACTCTGCTGATCATTTGGATAATAGTAATATCAGGAAGATAAGACAAAAGGAAGATTTGATTCCTCATAAtgattacattaataaaagtGCAATACGCTACAGAGATACCAATGATTTAATATCTGTAAGACCAAAAAGTTTTTCATTTGAACCTTACTTACCCCAAAAATCAGAAGATTTGGTTCttgcaaatattaaaaaaaggaaagataaagaaagagaagaatatagtacatattctattctttcttcGCTGGAAAATTTACCTAGATCTGCTTTAGATCCTCCATTGGCACCATTCTCCTCTCGACTCACACCAAAAGAACATCCAATATCGTTTTCAAAAGAAACTACCAGAGAATTAGATTCTACTTCAACACAAAAGACTACTAGTGGAGCTTTAGGGTTCAACAATGAATTAAGGGAGATTGGAAAGAATCTAACTCTTTGCGAAGCAAATAGATTGAAACGCATGAAATTCTTAAACATGAACTTGTCTCAATCTGAACCAAGTATAGAGTCTCAGACAAATAGTTTGGTAATTACGGATGAAAAGAAGATACAAAATGAGAGCTTAAGCTCAACCTCAGAATTAAAAATAGGTCAGAATAGTAGCGATTCAATGTTCGAGGATAAATCTCTAATAGGGAGGACTTCGTCTTTAAGAGAGAAGTTTGAGACGATCGTAGAGGATGTGGAACTGAGACCAGGCCGACAAATAGGTACAATACGCGACC CTAACCAGAAAGTGATTCAACAACCGCAACAAAGGCCAGCAAGCACACCGACGGAAACTCAACACTGTGTGTTGACAAGCGTTCAACAGGAGATTGCCGCACGTCGGAAAGCTAATATCTCTCGTCAAGATTCAAGGCTATCTGTGAAATGTTTAATAGAAAGTATTGAGAATGCTACAAAACAAGCAAAAGCAG GCCCTGGAAGTCGTAGCAGTTCTACGTCCTCCCTTAATTCCATTGGAACAAATGATATAATGACATTAAAAGCCCCACTTCGTGATCAGCAGCAGATCAATAATTTAATCTGCACGACGAACtcaacgaataataataaaacccAAACCGCAATCACTAGAAAACCACTATCag AAACAAAGTCAACAGTGCCTGTAGTGTTGAGTCCTGGCGAACTGCTAGATTCTGCTGCACTGAACGCGAAGGCAATCGACTTTGTACGTCGCAATAGCGTGACGGACTTATCAGAGCGCAAAGATCCTCTCTGTGGATTGATAAAAAACGGAGGCTCGAAACGAAACGCATTGCTCAAATGGTGCCAGAACAAGACTATGGGCTACCGGAATATTGATATCACGAATTTTAGTAGTTCGTGGAACGACGGTTTGGCTCTTTGCGCCATCCTCCATTCCTATCTTCCACACAAGGTACCATACGATACGTTGACACCAgtggagaagagaagaaacttTTCTATTGCTTTCTCCGCTGCGGAAAGCGTTGGGATATCTACTACGTTG AACATAGGGGAAATGTGTCAATTGGAGCGACCTGACTGGCAACAAGTTATGACATACGTGACCAGTATTTACAAGCATTTCGAAACCTAA
- the LOC132914640 gene encoding cytospin-A-like isoform X2: MSGGSGGRAPFKRATATSIPITNKSTKARSKPEPKPPSGTGKKRDVVASFFSPKRPTSRKVERPGRHEAKLEERHHKSLFRRGQQQPPTQSQQQQQQQIPLRQAPSASSLEAKNENPSVGTWGSLGKEGAKGNAKGSFNPKGPGKGSRMQELEREIEVLRKDHARLESNLREASCDAQHLHELRAELTSLKEQHSLELDRLTEENEALRARLRDVAHSPLSDSEKQQLLLDASRLHNSAPASIAIPQDEGSTPITISQDSAQCTTPDWDKHSSSSVSEVSVACLQDRILQMEETHYSTNEELQATIQELSDLQAQLTELQADNERLTEEKDVLLESLCRQTEKLEDSRSKVDTLQGLLLREEQPQESSKGYNTEREQKLVDLLKSAQEERESLLQKQEELTSEVKSLRAAAEVSAAETERLTKCVHLLESSVETASIERKQLDMELAEARQEGANRNIEISRLATLLENARAKIEELEQSRQVENKSEADELLDAARREKDTLETQAAALQEQLARSHCDHDRLRDQYSQLQEEYKVARNNAKSAIDDLEYRLNQLKDERLSVSAELQLVRDSLAELQAQCQRHLEDKRELKAALNEAQRTEREAQTRQYELERALSEERKLRQEQATEWEQFQTDLLMTVRVANDFKTEAQSELERVMMENKAQRDKLRALEAQLDKLNKGSTAVPQCRSFGSTAGNSRKPANNILKRGRTIIKRRHECRKGALKSNLFKKTSELDPNEKEDLQIDDLKELNSVIHQEDIEFDDSSEILYSKDPIKLNDKLISGKEIEICPSFELKDNLLELVDDFEKQPLIELDSNNEALNIETSNFKRTKSKKTSEDYQKPHVSSISISEENEIAKSSLLKNIKGIQNAGTDSYGIQISNSRFFVPKNYVYSGLENAMDDLKFEVDPEMRKVLQESTQTSNDSINTDNSEVTSTQESQHTNEPKMKDTFLSDTKDKENSLLSQFGTSKFNESEEESKSDFSSNKKPRLFLKKSESRSGSEIVDSLLDSTRKQDIFNSTLENRTFSTSLDNLNLRTYSADHLDNSNIRKIRQKEDLIPHNDYINKSAIRYRDTNDLISVRPKSFSFEPYLPQKSEDLVLANIKKRKDKEREEYSTYSILSSLENLPRSALDPPLAPFSSRLTPKEHPISFSKETTRELDSTSTQKTTSGALGFNNELREIGKNLTLCEANRLKRMKFLNMNLSQSEPSIESQTNSLVITDEKKIQNESLSSTSELKIGQNSSDSMFEDKSLIGRTSSLREKFETIVEDVELRPGRQIANQKVIQQPQQRPASTPTETQHCVLTSVQQEIAARRKANISRQDSRLSVKCLIESIENATKQAKAGPGSRSSSTSSLNSIGTNDIMTLKAPLRDQQQINNLICTTNSTNNNKTQTAITRKPLSETKSTVPVVLSPGELLDSAALNAKAIDFVRRNSVTDLSERKDPLCGLIKNGGSKRNALLKWCQNKTMGYRNIDITNFSSSWNDGLALCAILHSYLPHKVPYDTLTPVEKRRNFSIAFSAAESVGISTTLNIGEMCQLERPDWQQVMTYVTSIYKHFET, encoded by the exons ATCGCTGTTTCGCAGAGGCCAACAACAACCGCCGACGCAGtcgcagcagcaacaacagcaacagaTTCCGCTGCGTCAAGCGCCAAGTGCCTCCTCGCTTGAGGCGAAGAACGAAAACCCATCGGTAGGCACCTGGGGCTCCCTCGGTAAGGAAGGAGCCAAAGGGAACGCTAAGGGTAGCTTCAATCCAAAGGGACCCGGCAAGGGGTCCAGGATGCAGGAGCTGGAGCGTGAGATCGAGGTGTTGCGCAAGGACCACGCACGACTCGAGTCGAATCTACGTGAGGCATCTTGCGATGCTCAGCATCTTCACGAACTACGCGCTGAACTCACCTCTCTCAAG GAACAGCATAGTTTGGAGCTAGACCGCCTTACAGAAGAGAACGAAGCTCTTCGTGCAAGACTCAGAGACGTTGCACATTCTCCCTTGTCAGATTCAGAGAAGCAACAGTTACTTCTGGATGCCTCAAGATTACACAATTCTGCACCAGCATCAATAGCAATCCCTCAAGATGAAGGATCCACACCTATCACCATATCCCAAGATAGTGCTCAGTGTACCACCCCAGATTGGGACAAGCATTCTTCTAGTTCTGTATCAGAGGTTTCTGTCGCATGTTTGCAAGATAGAATTCTGCAAATGGAAGAAACTCATTATTCAACAAATGAAGAGTTACAGGCAACAATACAAGAATTAAGCGATCTACAA GCACAGCTTACAGAACTACAAGCTGACAATGAAAGATTAACAGAAGAGAAAGATGTGCTGTTGGAATCACTCTGTAGACAAACAGAGAAACTCGAAGACTCCCGTTCCAAGGTTGACACGTTACAAGGTCTATTGTTAAGGGAGGAGCAACCACAGGAATCTTCCAAAGGGTATAATACAGAACGTGAACAGAAATTAGTAGACCTTCTAAAA AGTGCACAAGAAGAACGAGAATCATTGCTGCAGAAACAAGAGGAACTAACATCTGAAGTGAAGAGCCTTCGAGCAGCTGCAGAGGTCAGTGCTGCGGAAACAGAGCGATTAACAAAATGTGTACACCTTTTGGAATCCTCGGTGGAGACGGCGAGTATCGAACGGAAGCAACTGGACATGGAACTAGCAGAAGCTAGGCAAGAGGGTGCAAATCGGAATATAGAAATCAGTAGGTTAGCCACGCTCTTGGAAAATGCTCGAGCGAAAATCGAAGAATTAGAACAATCGAGGCAAGTGGAAAACAAAAGCGAGGCAGATGAACTTTTGGATGCTGctagaagagagaaagacacTTTGGAAACGCAAGCGGCTGCCCTGCAAGAGCAGTTGGCGCGTTCGCATTGCGATCATGACCGTCTTAGGGATCAATACTCACAGCTTCAAGAAGAATACAAA gtaGCGCGCAATAATGCCAAGTCAGCAATAGATGACCTGGAATACAGGTTGAACCAGTTGAAGGACGAAAGGTTATCCGTGAGTGCAGAACTACAACTCGTGAGAGATTCTCTTGCGGAGTTGCAGGCACAATGTCAAAGGCACCTGGAAGATAAAAGAGAGTTAAAAGCCGCATTGAACGAAGCTCAAAGAACGGAACGCGAAGCTCAAACGCGTCAGTACGAATTAGAGCGAGCGTTGTCTGAAGAACGTAAGTTGAGGCAAGAACAGGCTACCGAGTGGGAACAGTTTCAAACGGACCTCCTGATGACCGTTCGCGTGGCGAACGATTTTAAAACGGAGGCTCAGAGTGAGCTGGAGCGAGTTATGATGGAGAATAAAGCACAGAGGGATAAACTGAGAGCATTAGAAGCTCAGCTCGATAAACTGAATAAAG GCAGCACTGCAGTTCCTCAATGTAGGAGTTTCGGTAGCACTGCTGGAAATTCTCGCAAGCCGGCTAACAATATCTTAAAACGCGGTCGTACCATTATAAAGAGGCGGCATGAGTGCAGAAAGGGCGCTTTAAAATccaatctttttaaaaaaacatcTGAGTTGGATCCAAATGAAAAAGAGGATTTGCAAATTGATGACTTGAAAGAGTTAAATTCAGTAATTCATCAGGAAGATATTGAATTCGACGATAGTagcgaaattttatattccaaaGATCCTATTAAActaaatgacaaattaatttctggaaaagaaattgaaatttgtccTTCCTttgaattaaaagataatttactGGAGCTCGTTGATGATTTTGAAAAACAACCTTTGATAGAATTAGATTCCAATAACGAGGCATTAAATATCGAGACTTCTAActttaaaagaacaaaatcaAAGAAGACCTCTGAAGATTATCAAAAACCTCATGTATCAAGTATATCAATTTCagaggaaaatgaaattgcaaaatcATCCTTATTGAAGAACATAAAGGGCATTCAAAATGCTGGGACAGATTCGTACGGTATTCAAATTTCTAATAGTCGATTTTTCGTTCCTAAAAATTACGTGTATTCCGGATTGGAAAATGCAATggatgatttaaaatttgaggTAGATCCGGAAATGAGGAAGGTGTTACAAGAAAGCACTCAAACAAGCAATGACTCGATAAATACAGATAATTCTGAAGTAACAAGCACCCAAGAATCTCAACACACAAACGAGCCTAAAATGAAAGATACATTTTTGTCTGATACAAAggataaagaaaattctttactTTCGCAGTTTGGAACTTCGAAATTTAACGAATCGGAGGAAGAGTCTAAGAGCGATTTCTCTTCAAACAAAAAACCCAGGTTATTTCTGAAGAAAAGCGAATCCAGATCTGGCAGTGAAATTGTGGACTCTCTTTTAGACAGTACTCGCAAGCAAGATATCTTCAATTCTACCTTAGAAAATCGAACCTTTTCTACATCCCTAGACAATCTAAATTTACGAACTTACTCTGCTGATCATTTGGATAATAGTAATATCAGGAAGATAAGACAAAAGGAAGATTTGATTCCTCATAAtgattacattaataaaagtGCAATACGCTACAGAGATACCAATGATTTAATATCTGTAAGACCAAAAAGTTTTTCATTTGAACCTTACTTACCCCAAAAATCAGAAGATTTGGTTCttgcaaatattaaaaaaaggaaagataaagaaagagaagaatatagtacatattctattctttcttcGCTGGAAAATTTACCTAGATCTGCTTTAGATCCTCCATTGGCACCATTCTCCTCTCGACTCACACCAAAAGAACATCCAATATCGTTTTCAAAAGAAACTACCAGAGAATTAGATTCTACTTCAACACAAAAGACTACTAGTGGAGCTTTAGGGTTCAACAATGAATTAAGGGAGATTGGAAAGAATCTAACTCTTTGCGAAGCAAATAGATTGAAACGCATGAAATTCTTAAACATGAACTTGTCTCAATCTGAACCAAGTATAGAGTCTCAGACAAATAGTTTGGTAATTACGGATGAAAAGAAGATACAAAATGAGAGCTTAAGCTCAACCTCAGAATTAAAAATAGGTCAGAATAGTAGCGATTCAATGTTCGAGGATAAATCTCTAATAGGGAGGACTTCGTCTTTAAGAGAGAAGTTTGAGACGATCGTAGAGGATGTGGAACTGAGACCAGGCCGACAAATAG CTAACCAGAAAGTGATTCAACAACCGCAACAAAGGCCAGCAAGCACACCGACGGAAACTCAACACTGTGTGTTGACAAGCGTTCAACAGGAGATTGCCGCACGTCGGAAAGCTAATATCTCTCGTCAAGATTCAAGGCTATCTGTGAAATGTTTAATAGAAAGTATTGAGAATGCTACAAAACAAGCAAAAGCAG GCCCTGGAAGTCGTAGCAGTTCTACGTCCTCCCTTAATTCCATTGGAACAAATGATATAATGACATTAAAAGCCCCACTTCGTGATCAGCAGCAGATCAATAATTTAATCTGCACGACGAACtcaacgaataataataaaacccAAACCGCAATCACTAGAAAACCACTATCag AAACAAAGTCAACAGTGCCTGTAGTGTTGAGTCCTGGCGAACTGCTAGATTCTGCTGCACTGAACGCGAAGGCAATCGACTTTGTACGTCGCAATAGCGTGACGGACTTATCAGAGCGCAAAGATCCTCTCTGTGGATTGATAAAAAACGGAGGCTCGAAACGAAACGCATTGCTCAAATGGTGCCAGAACAAGACTATGGGCTACCGGAATATTGATATCACGAATTTTAGTAGTTCGTGGAACGACGGTTTGGCTCTTTGCGCCATCCTCCATTCCTATCTTCCACACAAGGTACCATACGATACGTTGACACCAgtggagaagagaagaaacttTTCTATTGCTTTCTCCGCTGCGGAAAGCGTTGGGATATCTACTACGTTG AACATAGGGGAAATGTGTCAATTGGAGCGACCTGACTGGCAACAAGTTATGACATACGTGACCAGTATTTACAAGCATTTCGAAACCTAA